In the Limanda limanda chromosome 1, fLimLim1.1, whole genome shotgun sequence genome, one interval contains:
- the trim32 gene encoding E3 ubiquitin-protein ligase TRIM32, which produces MESPSSPLDPDLIREVLECPICLETYNQEHMRPKLLQCGHTVCRQCLEKLLANTINGVRCPFCSRVSRMSSISQLADNLTVLKILDCTLSCSAAAAALMCKSCCSRLPRQYCHECTTVLCELCKGEGHLDQGHLVQPIRVAAEQRRKELGGKLKALRNVMGEIQKKKTAIESISKALRLKYRAVQQDYNTAELRLQEELSRSRRTFTSSLAEVEKLNGHVLEEQTYFLNIAEVKVVSRCDYLTIRVRQSDIALLKDDGGGSDDEELDLRSNLPAMFQLQEPELVRAEHTQPLEVGQITTNTYTVNTDDEESALEIALEADLEGLGGAAGGTSGAMGAPVDLYRDVNMVGAIEEAVCGSPGSFKSKSMDSGGGSPGGAGASAGPPVCQFVKKMGCKGTLPGMFNLPVGICVTPQGEVLVADRGNFRIQIFNRKGFQREIRRNGSSIDNFVLSFLGADLPNLIPLSIAVTAQGLIGITDNYDNSVKVYTMEGDCVACHKNQLIKPWGIAAMPSGEFVVSDVEGGKLWCLAVDRNVGVVSYNRLCSAVRPKFVTCDAAGNVYFTQGLALNFEKRHNEPHLEGGFSIGSVGSDGQLGKQLSHFFSEAEDFRCITGMCVDANGDLLVTDSGRKEILQFPKEGGFKILIPDGLTCPVGVATTQKGQLLVLDCWDHCVKVYSYIQRRHSSIS; this is translated from the coding sequence ATGGAATCGCCGTCTTCCCCGCTGGACCCAGATCTAATTCGGGAGGTTCTGGAGTGTCCCATCTGCCTGGAGACATACAACCAGGAACACATGAGGCCCAAACTCCTGCAGTGTGGTCACACAGTGTGCCGGCAGTGTCTCGAGAAGCTGTTGGCTAACACCATCAATGGTGTCCGCTGCCCCTTCTGTAGCAGGGTCTCCCGTATGAGCAGCATTTCCCAGCTGGCTGATAATCTCACTGTGCTGAAGATCCTTGATTGCACTTTGTCATGCAGTGCTGCAGCTGCCGCCCTCATGTGCAAGTCCTGCTGCAGCCGTCTACCACGTCAGTACTGCCACGAGTGCACCACTGTCCTCTGTGAGCTCTGCAAAGGAGAGGGCCACCTGGATCAAGGTCATCTAGTGCAACCGATAAGGGTTGCTGCTGAACAGCGTCGCAAAGAACTGGGTGGCAAGTTGAAGGCTCTGCGGAATGTTATGGGTGAAATTCAGAAGAAAAAGACAGCCATTGAAAGCATTTCCAAGGCCTTGAGACTTAAATACCGCGCAGTGCAGCAGGACTATAATACAGCTGAGCTACGTCTTCAAGAGGAACTGAGCAGGTCTCGAAGGACATTCACAAGTTCATTGGCAGAAGTGGAGAAACTCAATGGGCATGTTCTGGAGGAGCAGACGTATTTTCTCAACATCGCAGAGGTAAAGGTGGTGTCACGCTGTGATTATCTGACGATACGGGTGAGGCAGAGTGATATCGCTCTGTTAAAGGACGATGGTGGGGGGAGTGATGATGAGGAACTGGATCTGAGGAGCAACTTGCCCGCCATGTTTCAGCTACAGGAGCCGGAGCTGGTCCGAGCAGAGCACACCCAGCCGTTAGAAGTGGGCCAGATAACCACAAACACTTACACCGTCAACACAGACGATGAGGAGAGTGCGTTGGAGATCGCACTTGAAGCTGATCTAGAGGGACTAGGTGGGGCAGCTGGGGGTACCAGTGGTGCAATGGGAGCTCCTGTGGATCTATACAGAGACGTCAATATGGTTGGAGCTATAGAGGAGGCGGTATGCGGTTCACCAGGCAGCTTTAAGTCAAAGTCCATGGATTCAGGTGGGGGATCACCTGGAGGAGCCGGGGCTAGTGCAGGGCCCCCAGTCTGCCAGTTTGTGAAGAAGATGGGCTGTAAGGGAACGCTGCCTGGTATGTTCAATTTACCCGTCGGCATCTGCGTAACACCACAGGGTGAGGTGCTGGTGGCCGATCGTGGCAACTTCCGTATCCAGATATTTAATCGCAAAGGTTTCCAGCGTGAAATCCGCCGCAATGGCAGTAGCATCGATAACTTTGTCCTGAGCTTCCTTGGTGCCGACCTGCCTAACCTCATCCCCTTATCCATTGCTGTGACCGCTCAAGGTCTGATTGGGATCACGGACAACTACGACAACTCAGTCAAAGTCTACACTATGGAAGGAGACTGCGTGGCTTGCCACAAGAACCAGCTGATTAAACCGTGGGGCATTGCTGCCATGCCATCAGGCGAGTTTGTGGTGTCAGATGTGGAAGGTGGCAAGCTGTGGTGTCTGGCAGTGGACCGCAATGTGGGCGTGGTCAGCTACAACCGATTATGCTCCGCCGTGCGTCCAAAGTTTGTGACATGTGACGCAGCTGGGAACGTCTATTTCACGCAGGGCCTGGCACTGAACTTTGAAAAACGCCACAATGAGCCCCATCTGGAGGGGGGCTTCTCAATTGGGTCAGTGGGTTCTGACGGTCAGCTGGGCAAGCAGCTCAGCCATTTCTTCTCTGAGGCAGAGGACTTCCGCTGCATCACTGGCATGTGTGTGGATGCCAATGGGGATTTGCTGGTAACAGACAGTGGCAGGAAAGAAATCCTCCAGTTTCCCAAAGAGGGTGGATTCAAAATTCTCATCCCGGACGGGCTGACCTGCCCTGTGGGAGTGGCCACcacccagaaaggacagctgcTGGTGCTGGACTGCTGGGACCACTGTGTCAAAGTCTACTCATACATTCAGAGGAGGCACTCTTCCATTTCTTAG